The genomic stretch cctacccttgccttcacTCCTCCCCTCTATtcttctcctcccctacccttgccttcacctccccctctaccctccaccatcctgtccattctcctccccctacccttgccttcacctccccctatacccctctaccctccaccatcctgtccattctcctccccctacccttgccttcacctcccctctGCCCCTCTGCCCTCCCACACCACCCTCCTCCACCAtccattctcctcccctaccccttgcctccccctccctctctacctccaccatcctgtccattctcctcccctgcCCTTGCCTCCCCTCCTCTaccctccaccatcctgtccattctcctcccctacccttgccttcacctcccctctaccctctaccctccaccatcctgtccattctcctccctaCCCTtgccttcctcccctcccctctaccctccaccatcctgtccattctcctcccctacccccttgccttcacctccccctctGCCCCTCTGccctccaccatcctgtccattctcctcccctaccttgccttcacctcccctctGCCCCTCTAcctccaccatcctgtccattctcctcccccctGCCCTTGCCTCCTCACCTCCCTCTGCCCCTCTGTaccctccaccatcctgtccattctcttcccctacccttgccttcacctccccctctacccctctaccctccaccatcctgtccattctcctcccctaccctctgccctctaccctccaccatcctgtccattctcctccctaCCCTCCTTCACCAACCTCCACCATCCCATTCTCCTCCCCTACCACCTTCACCTCCCCTCTACTCCCTaccctccaccatcctgtccattctcctcccctgcccttgccttcacctccccctctcacctccaccatcctgtccattctcctcccctacccttgccttcacctccccccccctgtccattctcctcccccctacccttgccttcacctcccctctcccccttctccctccaccatcctgtccattctcctccccctacccttgccttcacctcccctctGTCCTCCCCTCTGCCCTCCACTCACCTGTCCACCATCTCCCCTCCATCCTGCCACCTCCCCTCTgccttccccctcctccaccatcctgtccattctcctcccctacccttgccttcacctcctccctccctccaccaccCTGTCCATTCTCTCCTCCCCTGACCTTCACCCTCCCCTCTACCCTCTAcctccaccatcctgtccattctcctctgccttcacctccccctctACCCTTCtgtccaccatcctgtccatttctcctcccctacccttgccttcaccCCTCTAGCCCTCTaccctccaccatcctgtccattctcccccacccttgccttcacctcccctctcccctccccctcctgtccattctcctcccccctcttgccttcacctcccctctaccctccaccctcctgtccattctcctcccctacccttgccttcacctccccctctcacctcctcctccaccatcctcccattctcctcccccACCCATTCCTCCCCTGCCTCTACCCTCCACCATCCTGCCATTCTCCTCCCTCTGCCCCCTGTCTGCCTCCACCAtacctgtccattctcctcccctaccttgccttcacctcctccctctaccctccaccatcctgtccatttctcctcccctacccttgccttcacctccccctctacccctctaccctccaccatcctgtccattctcctccccctacccttgccttcacctcccctctccccctccctctaccCTCCACTCCctctgtccattctcctcccctacccttgccttcacctccccccCTACCCTCCCACCTCTGTCCCTCCACCATCCTGtccttctcccctctcccctcttctccttcctcaccTCCTTCCTCTGCCCTCCTACCTCCACcctcctgtccattctcctccccctcccctacccttcacctcccctcaccctccaccataatccctttctcctcccccaccctgccttcacctccccctctACCCTCCTCCCTCCATCTCCTCCCCTGCCCTCACTCCtgcctttctcctcccctcccttgccattctcctcctccttggcTACCCCTCCCTCCACCaccctgtccattctcctccctaCCCTTTGCCTTCTCACTCCTCCCCTCTAGCCCTCTACCCTCCACcctcctgtccattctcctccctaCCTTGCCTTCACCTCTGCCCattctccttcccccctccccctccacctgtCCTGCCTTTCTCCTccctacccttgccttcacctcccctctGCCCTCCACCCTCCACCCaccctgtccattctcctccctaCCCTTtgcctcccctcacctccccctctaccctccaccatcctgtccattctcctcccctacccttgccttcacctccccccTCTACCCTCCACCCATCCTGTCCATTCTCCACCCCCTaccttgccttcacctcccctcttccaccatcctgtccattctcctcccctacccttgccCCTCTCCTACCCTCTCTGTACTCCACACCATCCTGTCCATCCACCCCCCTACCCCCCTCCCCTCTACCCTCCACCAtactgtccattctcctcccctacccttgccttcccctccccctccacctctgTCCATTCCACCCTTgcctgtccattctcctcccctccaccattgccttctcctcccctcctgcCCCTCTCACCCTCCACCATctgtcctttctcctcccctaccctttgccttcacctcctctacccctccaccatcctgtccattctcctccccctacccttgccttcacctcccctACCCTGCCCCCCCCACCCTCTAcctccaccatcctgtccattctcctcccctaccttgccttcacctcccctctgcccctctaccctccaccatcctgtccattctcctccccccttgccttcacctcccctctACTCCCTCCCctctgtccattctcctccccctccaccatcACCTCCCCTCTACCATACTGTCCACCCTCCtgtcccctcccctacccttgccttccagtcctcccctcccccttcacctCCTCTGCCCCACCTCCACCACCATCCTGTCCATTCCTACACCCTCCACCATCCTTCCCCTACCcttgccttctcctcctccccttgcctcctcccctctaccctccaccatcctgtccattctcctcccccctTGCCTTTGCCTTCACCTTCACCTTCTCCCCCTACCTACCCTTTGCCTCTGCCCTCCACCTTCCTCCTTCCCTACTGTCCATTCCCCTCTACCTTCACCTCCCATCTCCTTCCTTTtgttcctcccccctcctcccctccctgcCCCTCTGCCCTCCCCCCACCATCCTGTCCATTTCTCCTCCCCTACCCACCTTCACCTCCTCTGCCTTTCTCCACCATCCTGtccttctcctcccctaccctttccATTCCTCCCCTGCCCTCCACCCTCCtgtcctttctcctcccccccccttgccttcaccccctccctccaccctccTGTCTTtgcctcccctccacctcccctctccccctctaccctccaccattgtccattctcctcccctacccttgccttcacctccccctctGCCCCCACCATCCTCCACCACCTGTGCCTTTTGCTCCTCCCCTCTACCTCCACCGTCCTGTCCATTCTCTTCCCCtaccctcttcctcccctctctaccctccaccatcctgtccattctccctcctccccttgccttcacctcccctctACCCCCTCTACCTCCACcctcctgtccattctcctcccctacccttgccTTGCACCTCCACCCTCCTGTCTTTCCTCCCCTCTCCATCTCCTCCCCTaccttgccttcacctcccctcccctaccctccaccGTCCTGTCCATTCTCCCCCTACCctgccttcacctcctcctccaccatcctgtccattctcctcccctacccttgccttcacctcccctccaccatcctctaccctccaccatcctgtccattctcctcccctaccctttgccttcacctcccctctACCTCCTCTGCCCTCCACCACCTaccctgtccattctcctcccctccctttgcTTCACCCCTCTACCCCTTGCCTCCACCCCCCTGTCCCTCCTCCCCTACCTTGCCTTGGCACTTCCTCCTCTACTcctccaccatcctgtccattctcctccccctacccttttGCCTTCACCTCTCTGCCCTCTACCCTCCACcatgtccattctcctcccctaccctttgCCTTCACCTCCTCTGCCCTCTAcctccaccatcctgtccattctcctcccctccccttgccTCACCTCCTCTACCCTCTCCCTCCACcctcctgtccattctcctcccctaccTTGCCTCACCTCCCCTCTACCCTCCCCtgtctctcctcccctccctccatgCCTTTGCcttcactccccctccccctactgtCCATCTTCACTCCTCTGCCCTCCTGCCCTCTACCTCCACCATCCTTCTCTCCTCCCACTTTGCCTTTCCCTCTACCCTCtactgtccattctcctcccctacccttgccttcaccCCTCTACCCTCCACCCTCCTGTCCCCTTCCCTCCACCCTTGTTTCCCCCTACctttgccttcacctcccctctGCCTCTGCCCTCCACTGTCCTGTCCGTttctcctccccctaccctttgCCTCCCCCTCTGCCCCTCTACCCTCCACCActcctgtccattctcctcccctaccctccttcACCTCCCCTCTGCCCTCCACCgtcctgtccattctcctcccctacccttgccTTCCTCCCCTCTGCCCTCTGCCTCCACCATCCTTGTCCATtctcctccctacctccctcccctcTACTCCACCCTCCTGTCTTTCTCCTCCCTGtccatttctcctcctcctctaccctcTCCACCACCCTGTCCACCTCCCCCCCTGCCCCTGCCTTCTCCACCCCTCTACCTCCACCATGTCCatctcctcccctacccttgccttcacTCTCCCCTCTGCCCACTACTGTCCACCTCTGTCCTTCTCCTCCACCCTTGCCTCTCCCCTCTACcctcctgtcctcctcctccccctacccttgccttcaccctcccctcttctcctccccctcccttgcCTCACCCTCCTGTCCATCCTCCCCTCTTCACCCTCCCTCCATCTGTCCTCCACACCTGTCCTCCCCTCCTTCACCTCCCTCTGCCCTCCACCATCCCCCTGTCCATTCTCTtcccctacccttgccttcacctccccctctacccctctaccctccaccatcctgtccattctcctccccctacccttgccttcacctccccctctaccctccaccatactgtcctttctcctcccctacccttgccttcacctccccctctACCCTCCACCCTCCTGTctttctcctccccctacccttgccttcacctcccctctGCCCTCTCCACTCCTCTCCCCTccacctctccctcccccaccaccaccctgtccattctcctcccctaccctttgccttcacctccccctctGCCCTCTACCCTCCACcctcctgtccattctcctcccctacccttgccttcacctccccctctaccctccaccatcctgtccTCCTCTTCTACCCCTTCTCCCCTCTACCCCACCATCCTGTctttctcctccccctacccttgccttcacctcctcctctacccctctaccctccaccaccctgtccattctcctccctctacccttgccttcacctccccctctaccctctcctgtccattctcctcctgTCCATTGCCTCCTCCCCTACCCACCATTGCCATTCACCTCCCCTCTGCCTTCACTCCCCTccctccaccatcctgtccattctcctcccctctTCACTTCCCCTACTACCCCTCTGGTTCccaccatcctgtccattctcctcctaCCCTCTGCCTTCCACTCCCCTACCCTCTACCCTCCACCatctgtccattctcctccccctaccctttgccttcacctccccctgcccctctaccctccaccatcctgtccattTCTCCTCCCCCTTGCCTTCACCTTTGCCCCTCACCTCCTCTGCCCTCCACCATTGCCtgtccctttctcctcccctgtccattctcctcccctccccctctgcCCCCCCTCTGCCCTaccctccaccatcctgtccattctcctcccctacccttgccttcacTCTCCCCCCCTCTaccctccaccatcctgtccattctcctcccccctacccttgccttcacatccccctccccatccaccTCCACCTCCCGCTCCTCCCTACCCTTGCCTTCCTCCACCACCCTGTCCTTTCTCCTCCCTACTCTTGCCTTCACCTCTCTGCCCTCCACCCTCCTGTCCatttctcctcccctacccttgccttcacTTCACCTCTGCCCTCTACCCACCATCCTGTCCATTCCCCCTACTTCCTTCCCTCTGCCTCCTCCCCCTCTGCCTCCACCCCCACCATCCTGTCCATTTCTCCTCCCTACCCTTGCCTTCCTCCCTCTGCCCCTCTACTCCTCCACCATCCTGTcattctcctcccctacccttgccttcacctccctACCTCTGCCCCTCTGccctccaccatcctgtccattctcccctcccctacccttgcctTCTCACTCTCCCCTCTGCCCCCTCCACCATCTGCTGTCCactctcctcccctacccttgccttcacctccctctcccctccaccCTCCTGTCCTttctcctctttccctcccctgcCCTCACCTTCCACTGTCCtcccctacccttgccttcacctcccctctACCCCTCTCCACTCCACcacctgtccattctcctccccctaccctttgccttcacctcccctcccctctacccctccctccaccatcctgtccaCTCTCCccctccattcctcctcctctaccCTCCACCATTGTCTTTCACCTCCCCTACCCATGCCTCTGccctccaccatcctgtccattctccctcccctacccttgccttcacctcccctctGCCCTGTCTTTCCTCTCTACCCTCCACCCATCCTGTCCTTTCTCTCCCTACCCTTGCCTTCTCCTCCCCTACTGGCCTTCACCTCCCCCTCTACCCTCCACCATCATTCTGTCCATTCTCTTCTCCCCTCTACCCTCCCACCCttcctgtccattctcctcccctacctcttcccctcccctctgccCTCCACCGTCctgtcctttctcctcccctaccctctttgccttcacctcccctctACCCTCTACCCCACCACCTGTCTCCTCTCcattctcccctcccccactacccttcacctccccctctaccctccaccctccaccatcctgtccattctcctcccctacccttgccttcacctcccctctccctccacctGCTCCCTCACCTCCCCTCTAcctccaccatcctgtccatttctcctcccctaccccttgccttcacctcccctgccttcctccctctccaccatactgtccattctcctcccctacccttgccttcacctcccctctcccctctacTCCACCCTCCACCCTCCTGTCCATTCTCTtcccctacccttgccttcacctcctcctctgcCCTCCACCCTCCTGtctttctcctcccctaccctttgccttcacctcctcccCTTGCCACCCTACTGTCCTTTCACCTCCCCCTCTTCACCCCCCCTCTGCCTCCACCCTCctgtcctttctcctcccctaccattcccctcctcctcctcctcctcccctctgccCCTGCCCTCCACcacctgtccattctcctcccctctcATCCCTCTACCCTCCACCAGTCTGTCCATTCTCCCCCCCTAGCCTCCTCTACCTAccaccatcctgtccattctcctcccctaccctttgCCTTCCTTCTACCCACCTCTACCCTCCTCCCTACCCCTTTGCCCTGTCCACCATCCAtctttctcctcccctacccttgccttcacTCTCCCCTCTACCCCTTATTCTACCCTCCACCCTCCCCTaccctgtccattctcctcccctaccctccaccATCCTGCCATTCACCTCCCCTCTCTGCCTCTACCCCCCACcctcctgtccattctcctccccctacccttgccttcacctccccctctACCCTCCACCCTCCTGTctttctcctccccctacccttgccttcacctcccctacccttgccttcacctccccccTCTACCCTctaccctccttctcctcccctacccttgccTGTCCCCTCtattcctcttctccctccccctaccctttgccttcacctcccctctGCCCCTCTGccctccaccatcctgtccattctcctcccctacccttgccttcacctccccctctAAGCCCTCTGTCCCTCCACCCTCCTGTCCATTTCTCCTCCCcccctacccttgccttcacctccccccTCTGCCTCCACCTCCTGTCCATTTCTCTTCCCCacccttgccttcacctcccctctCTACCCTCCACCaccctgtccattctcctcccctgccctttgccttcacctcccctctgcccctctaccctccaccatcctgtccattctcctcccccctacccttgccttcacctccccctctccccctgccatcctgtcctccaccacctccctgtccattctcctcccctctgccctcctcctctgcctttctcctccccctcttcaCCTCCCTCTCCTCTAcctccaccatcctgtccattctcctcccccccTACCCACCTGCCTTCATTCTCCTCCCCCTTTGCCTTCACCTCCTCTACccctccaccatcctgtccattctcttccctacccttgccttcacctccccctctGCTACCCTCCACCCTCCACCCTCCTGTCCATTCTCTTCCCCTCCCTACCCTTGACTTCCACCACTCCTCCTCTACCCTCCTCTTCACCCTCCTGTCCCTCCACCTCCTGTCATTCCCCCTTTGCCTTCACCTCCTCTACCCTCCACCATCCACTGTCctgtcctccccttccctgccCTCAATCACCCTCCCCATCATTCTCTTCCACTCATCCTCCATTCTCCTCCCCCCACCATCATCCCTTCACTCCCCTCTCTaccctccaccatcctgtccattctcttccccctcccccttcacctcccctctAGCCCTCTACCCTCCACCGTCCTGTCCATTCCTTCCCCCTCCTTTGCCTCCACCCTGTCCCTTCTACCCTCCCCTGCCCTGTCCATTCTCTTCCCTCCCTACTATCCCCCTCTGCCCTCTCCCTCCACccatcctgtccattctcctcccctaccctgcCTTCACCTCCCTCTGCCCCTCTACCCTCCACcctcctgtccattctcctcccctgcCTTGCCTTCACACTCCCCCCCACTCTGCCCCATCCTGCCATTCTCTTCCTGCCCTTGCCTGtcacctccccctctcctctACCCTCCACCCCTGTCCATTCTTGCCTTCACCTCCACTCTCCCCTCTACCCTCCACCAtactgtccattctcctccccccctttgccttcctcctccctctccctctgccTCCACCACCCTGTCCATTCTCTCCTCCACCATCCTGCCTTCTCCTCCCCTCTGCCCCCTCTAcctccaccatcctgtccattctGTTCCCCCCTTGCCTTCTGCTTCACCTCCCCTCTACCTCTGTTTTCCACCCTCCTGTCCATTCTCCCTCCCCTgccttgccttcacctcccctATACCTCTGTATCCTCCTTCCTGTCCATTCTCCTAAaccttgccttcacctcccctACCCCTCTGCTCCACCATCTGTCATTCTCTTCCCCCCTTGCCTTCATCCCCTCTGCCTCCTCTATCCACCATTGCCCcttctccttttgttttcccctctccctcttccacCATCCTGTTTTCTCCTCCCCacccttgccttcacctcccctctGCCCTCTGccctccaccatcctgtccattctcctcccctacccttgccttcaTCCCCCTCTGTTTCTACTGCATCCTGTCCATTCCATCCCTCCCCACCCTTGCCTTCACTTTCTCCCTTCacctcccctttctcctccccttttccccACCATCACCTCCCTCTACCCTCTaccctccaccatcctgtccattctcctcccctctTTGCCCCTCACCTCCTCCTCTGCCCTCTACCTCCACCCCaccctgtccattctcctcctctGCCCTTCACCCTCCCTCTGGCCTCTGCCCTCCACCATCCTGTCCGTTCCTCCCCTGCCCTTGCCTTCACCCCTCTACCCTCTGCCCTCCACCATCCTGTCCTTCTCCTCCCCTGCCTTGCCCACTACCTCCCCTCTGCCTCCACcctcctgtccattctcctcccctacccttgccttcacctcccctccTACCCCTCTAcctccaccatcctgtccattctcTCCCCTgcccttgccttcacctcccctctGCCCTCTACCCTCCACCcctcctgtccattctcctcccctgcCTTGCCTTCACATCTCCCCTCTGCCTCTACTCCCCACCATTGTCCATTCTCCTCTCCTACCCTTGCCCCACCATCCTTCCCCTCTGCCCCTCTACCCCCACCATCCtgtcctttctccctcccctaccaccatcctgtccattcaCCTCCCCTATGCCTCTCTGccctccaccatcctgtccattctctccccccccttgccttcacctccccctctGCCCCTCTGCCATctccaccatcctgtccattTCTCCTCCCCTGCccttttgccttcacctcccctctGCCCTGCCTCCACCATCCTGTCCGTTCTCCTCCTCTgccttgccttcacctccccctATGCCCTCAATGTcaccatcctgtccattctcctccctacccttttgccttcacctcccctctaccctccaccatcctgtccattctcctcccctacccttgccttcacctcctctccctctcctctacCTCCACCTCCATCCTGTCAttctcctccccctaccctttgCCTTTCACCTCCCCCTCTGCCCTACCCTCTACCCTCCACCATCCTGACCAttctcctccccctacccttgcCTTCATCCCCTTCTGCCCCTCTGCCCTCCACCATCCTGTCTAttctcctccccctacccttgccttcacctccccctctacccctctaccctccaccgtcctgtccattctcctccccctacccccgacagttgccttcacctccccctctacccctctaccctccaccatcctgtccattctcctccccctacccttgccttcacctcctctGCCTTTCTGCCCTCCACaacctgtccattctcctcccctaccattgccttcacctcccctctGCCCCTccctccaccatcctgtccattctcctcccctaccctttgCCTTCACCTCCACTGCCTCTACCCTCCACCTCCTGTCccattctcctcccctaccctttgccttcacctcccctctGCCCCCTCTGccctccaccatcctgtccattctcctccccctaCTCTTGCCTTCACCTCCCTCTGCCCCTGCccctccaccatcctgtccattctcctcccctgcCCTGCCATCACCCTCTGCCCCTCTGCCCTCCACCATCCTCCactctcctcccctacccttgccttcacctcctctctgcccctccaccatcctgtcctttctcctcccctgCCCATGCCTTCCTCCCTCCTCTGCCCTCCACCCCCTGTCCATTCCTCTCCCTgcccttgccttcacctccctCTGAGCCCTCTGctccaccatcctgtccattctcctcccccccATCTGTCCTTTCTTCACCTCCCCTCTGCCCCTCTGCCCCTCTGCCTCCACCATCctgtcctttctcctcccctaccttgccttcacctcctcctctgcCCCTCTGCCCTCCACCATActgtcctttctcctcccctacccttgcTTCACCTCCCCTCTGCCCCCTACCTCCAcctcctgtccattctcctcccctgcCCTTGCCTCCCCTCCCTCTGCCCTCCACCCTCCTGTctttctcctccccctacccttgccttcacctccccctacccttgccttcacctccctcttccctctaCCCTCCACCGTCCtgtcctttctcctccccctacccttgccttcacctcctcctctacccctctaccctccaccaccctgtccattctcctccctctacccttgccttcacctccccctctAGCCCTCTACTctccaccatcctgtccattctcctccccctacccttgccttcacctccccctctacccctctaccctccaccatcctgtcctttctcctccccctacccttgccttcacctcccctctACCTCTACCCTCCACCCTCCTGTCCATTCTCTtcccctacccttgccttcacctccccctctacccctctaccctccaccatcctgtccattctcctcccctacccttgccttcacctcccctctGCCCTCTGCCCTCCAcctcctgtccattctcctcccctgcCCTTGCACCTCCCCCCTCTGCCTCCACCAtactgtccattctcctcccctctacccttgccttcacctcccctctcctctaccctccaccatctgtctttctcctcccctacccttgccttcacctcccctctgcccctcctgccctccacctccacctcctgtccattcctcctcccctaccGCCTGTCCATTCCTCCTTGCCTTGCACCTCCCCTCTGCCCTCCACCCTCCTGtctttctcctcccctacccttgccTTCTGGCCTCTCCCCTACCCTTTGCCTTTCACCTCCTCTTCTGCCCCTCTACCCTCCACCGTCctgtcctttctcctcccctaccctttcccctctgccttcacctcctcctctgcCCCTCTCTACCCTCCACCCCCTGTCCATCTCTCCTCCTCTGCCctttgccttcacctcccctctgccctctaccctccaccatcctgtccattctcctccccctacccttgccttcacctccccctctACCCTCCACCGTCCTGTCCATTCTCTTCCCCTACCCTTGCCGCACCTCCCCTTGTTCTACTCCCCTCTGTCCCCTCTACCCTCCAccaccatcctgtccattctcctcccctttGGCCTTGTTTCACTTTCCCCTTACCCCTCTGCCCCTCTACCCTGCCACCATCCTGTCCATTTCTCCTCCCCTACCCATGCCTTCACCTCCCCTCTACCCTCCACCATaccctgtccattctcctccccctacccttgcCTTCTACCTCCCCCTCTACCCCTCTTCCCATTGTCCTGTCCATTTTCTTCcccctacccttgccttcacctcccctctgcccctctaccctccaccatcctgtccattctccATCTACCTCTGCCCTACCCTTGTCCATTCACCTCCCCTGTCTACCCTCCACCATActgtcctttctcctcccctaccctttgccttcacctccccctccctcctcatACCCTCCTGTCTTTCTCCTCCCccccttgccttcacctccccctACCCATTGTCCATTCACCTCCCCTCTGCCCCTCTGCCCCCCTCTGCCCTCCTGACCATTTCTGTCCCCTGCCCCCTTGCTTTCCCCTTGTTTTGCCCTCCACCATCCTCTTTTCACCTCTGCCCCACTGCCTTGTCTATCCATTCTCCTTACCTACTGtgccttcacctccccctctGCCCCC from Macrobrachium rosenbergii isolate ZJJX-2024 chromosome 54, ASM4041242v1, whole genome shotgun sequence encodes the following:
- the LOC136834581 gene encoding heterogeneous nuclear ribonucleoprotein A0-like; translation: MRFTERRQIILLEELIMVFIGGGRGEVKARVGEENGQDGGGWRVEGEVKGSGGGENGEETGGGVEGRGEVKAKRVGEEKGQDGGGQRGGEEVGEENGQEGWEGRGEKRMDRMMVEGRGGGEGQ